A window from Pseudomonas alloputida encodes these proteins:
- a CDS encoding phosphate-starvation-inducible PsiE family protein has protein sequence MKDSDEPETTRMRLRREWAVLTFYERFEQIVAHILSLVIAVVIVVSLVQLIQIVFSLLIIDAFNPLDHRIFQNVFGMVMTLLIAMEFKHSIVRVVLRHGSIIQVKTVLLIGLIALSRKIVILDPDVSPAKVAALAGATLALGLTYWLLRERDDRVA, from the coding sequence ATGAAGGACAGCGATGAGCCCGAGACCACGCGCATGCGACTGCGTCGCGAGTGGGCGGTGTTGACGTTTTACGAGCGTTTCGAGCAGATCGTCGCTCACATTCTTTCGCTGGTGATCGCGGTGGTTATCGTGGTGTCGCTGGTACAGCTGATCCAGATAGTCTTCAGCCTGCTGATCATCGATGCGTTCAATCCGCTGGACCACCGGATCTTCCAGAATGTGTTCGGTATGGTCATGACGCTGCTGATCGCGATGGAATTCAAGCATTCCATCGTGCGCGTTGTCTTGCGCCATGGCAGCATCATTCAGGTCAAGACGGTCCTCTTGATCGGGTTGATCGCGCTGTCGCGCAAGATCGTGATCCTTGATCCCGATGTCAGCCCGGCCAAAGTCGCGGCGCTCGCTGGCGCCACCCTGGCCCTGGGGCTGACCTACTGGCTGTTGCGTGAGCGAGATGATCGAGTTGCCTAG
- a CDS encoding monovalent cation:proton antiporter-2 (CPA2) family protein, producing the protein MAAEGNAGLLLGVITLLSAAVVAVPLLKRIGFGSVLGYLLAGMMIGPFGLQLVNDPHTIIDVGELGVVMFLFVIGLELNPSHLWALRAQIFGLGSLQVLICAVLLTVVGKAFGFPWQVSFVCAAGFVLTSTAIVMQVLSERGDLTEPRGQRIVSILLFEDLLIVPLLAVVAFLAPTAAVPEPTSPLWQRMAIAAVSLSALVIIGLWLLNPLFRVLAQARAREVMTAAALLVVLGAALLMEIGGLSMAMGAFVAGVLLSESTFRHQLEVDIEPFRGLLLGLFFLGVGMALDLQVVARNWLLISSGVLALMVVKALCIYGVARLAKSQHGDALDRAVLMAQGGEFAFVLFTEALKLKVVSAEINANMTAIVVLSMALTPVNLLLLKRFARPRAVSMDGVEPAQNLQGHVLIIGFGRVGQIACQAPLAHGAKLSIIDMDPEVIRAVEPYGFKVYYGDGARHDLLHAAGARHARTIIVCVNDKKAATRIVESTRQYCPQVKVLVRAFDREHALELVKHDADYIVRETFESSLLLGRQAVLTLGASSVEADAVTDEVRTRDAARFALETSGGLFAGRALVLGNIERIDPPAPEATDAQ; encoded by the coding sequence ATGGCCGCTGAAGGCAACGCAGGACTGTTGTTGGGTGTCATCACGTTGCTCAGCGCTGCCGTGGTGGCCGTGCCACTGCTCAAGCGCATCGGTTTCGGCTCGGTGCTGGGTTACCTGCTGGCGGGGATGATGATCGGGCCCTTCGGGCTGCAACTGGTCAATGACCCTCACACCATCATCGATGTGGGCGAATTGGGCGTGGTTATGTTTCTCTTCGTGATTGGCCTGGAGCTCAATCCCTCGCATCTGTGGGCGCTGCGGGCGCAGATCTTTGGGCTGGGCAGCCTGCAGGTGTTGATCTGTGCCGTTCTGCTCACCGTCGTCGGCAAGGCCTTTGGTTTCCCTTGGCAGGTGTCATTCGTCTGCGCGGCCGGTTTTGTACTCACATCCACTGCCATCGTCATGCAAGTTCTCTCGGAGCGGGGTGACTTGACCGAGCCGAGGGGCCAACGCATCGTGTCCATTCTGCTGTTTGAAGATCTGCTGATAGTGCCCTTGCTGGCGGTGGTGGCATTTCTGGCGCCGACTGCAGCGGTGCCCGAACCCACCTCACCCCTGTGGCAGCGCATGGCTATCGCAGCCGTGTCCCTCAGCGCACTGGTAATCATCGGGTTGTGGTTGCTCAACCCCCTGTTTCGGGTACTGGCCCAAGCCAGGGCGCGCGAGGTGATGACTGCGGCGGCGCTGCTGGTGGTGCTAGGAGCAGCGCTGCTGATGGAAATCGGCGGCCTGTCGATGGCGATGGGAGCTTTTGTTGCCGGTGTGCTGCTGTCGGAGTCCACCTTCCGCCACCAGCTGGAGGTTGACATAGAACCGTTTCGCGGACTGTTACTGGGGCTGTTCTTTCTCGGCGTCGGCATGGCGCTGGACCTGCAGGTGGTGGCCAGGAACTGGCTGCTCATCAGCTCTGGCGTGCTGGCGCTGATGGTGGTCAAGGCGCTGTGCATCTATGGGGTCGCGCGCCTAGCGAAAAGCCAGCATGGCGATGCGCTGGACCGCGCCGTGCTGATGGCGCAGGGGGGCGAATTTGCGTTTGTGCTGTTTACCGAAGCGCTGAAACTCAAGGTCGTCAGTGCCGAAATCAACGCCAACATGACGGCTATCGTGGTGCTGTCCATGGCCCTCACGCCGGTGAACCTTCTGTTGCTCAAGCGTTTCGCGCGGCCCCGGGCGGTTTCCATGGACGGTGTGGAGCCGGCACAGAATCTCCAAGGCCATGTACTCATCATAGGGTTTGGCCGTGTCGGCCAGATCGCTTGTCAGGCACCGCTCGCTCATGGCGCCAAGCTTTCAATCATCGACATGGACCCCGAGGTGATCCGCGCCGTGGAGCCTTATGGTTTCAAGGTCTATTACGGTGATGGTGCCCGGCATGACCTGTTGCATGCTGCCGGGGCCCGTCACGCCCGCACCATCATTGTGTGCGTGAATGACAAGAAGGCCGCGACACGCATCGTCGAAAGCACGCGGCAGTATTGCCCGCAGGTGAAGGTGCTGGTACGCGCCTTTGACCGCGAGCACGCGCTGGAACTGGTCAAGCACGATGCCGACTACATCGTGCGGGAAACCTTTGAATCCTCCTTGCTGCTTGGCCGCCAGGCCGTGCTGACCTTGGGAGCCTCGAGCGTTGAAGCTGACGCGGTGACCGACGAGGTGCGCACACGCGATGCCGCACGTTTTGCCCTGGAAACATCCGGCGGTCTATTTGCCGGGCGAGCGTTGGTTCTGGGAAATATCGAGCGCATTGATCCGCCTGCGCCTGAAGCCACCGACGCCCAGTGA
- a CDS encoding multidrug effflux MFS transporter yields MNSRLETHANEAEGDAQRANVLTAKVILLLAALAAISNLSTNIILPAFPEMARQLNVSSQELGLTLSSFFITFAFAQLLVGPLADRYGRKRLVVGGLMIFVVGTFWAANAATLDMLILGRVIQAIGVCAAAVLARAIARDLYEGENLARALSLTMIAAATAPGFSPLIGSMLNTTLGWRALFIAVGMSAILIALFYLRGIGETLPAHRRVTQSVPAILIAYGKLASNRLFILPALATSLLMSGLFASFAAAPSILMEGMGLSSLQVGLYFAATVFVVFAAGLAAPRLAHRWGSRAITLSGLATACTAGALLLVGPSNPSLGWYSLSMVLFLWGMGIANPLGTALTMTPFGKEAGLASALLGFLTMAIGAVSTWMVSTPKFPTIAVLGATQTSVCFLAMVLFAWYVKRKAIVR; encoded by the coding sequence ATGAACAGCCGACTCGAAACACACGCCAACGAAGCTGAAGGTGATGCTCAGAGGGCCAACGTCCTGACGGCCAAGGTCATCCTGTTACTGGCAGCACTCGCTGCCATCAGCAACTTGTCCACCAATATCATCCTGCCCGCTTTTCCTGAAATGGCTCGACAGCTCAACGTCTCATCCCAGGAACTCGGGCTGACGCTCTCCAGCTTTTTCATTACGTTCGCCTTCGCCCAATTACTGGTAGGGCCGCTTGCCGATCGCTATGGCCGCAAGCGGCTGGTAGTAGGTGGGTTGATGATTTTCGTGGTGGGTACGTTTTGGGCGGCTAACGCCGCCACACTCGACATGCTGATCCTCGGACGGGTAATCCAGGCCATTGGCGTGTGTGCCGCCGCGGTGCTGGCCAGAGCCATCGCTCGCGATCTTTATGAGGGTGAGAACCTGGCACGCGCGTTATCGCTGACGATGATCGCTGCCGCCACAGCGCCAGGCTTCTCACCTTTGATCGGCAGTATGCTGAACACCACTTTGGGGTGGCGCGCACTTTTCATAGCCGTCGGCATGTCGGCAATCCTTATCGCGCTGTTCTACCTCAGAGGGATAGGTGAAACCCTTCCTGCCCATCGTCGGGTGACTCAATCAGTACCTGCGATCCTGATCGCATACGGCAAATTGGCGTCCAACCGCCTCTTCATCTTGCCCGCACTCGCGACCAGCCTGCTGATGAGCGGCTTATTCGCCTCGTTCGCCGCTGCGCCGTCAATCTTGATGGAAGGCATGGGGCTCAGCTCGCTCCAGGTGGGCCTGTATTTCGCGGCAACTGTCTTCGTGGTCTTTGCCGCTGGCTTGGCTGCTCCTCGCCTGGCTCACCGTTGGGGTAGCCGCGCCATCACCTTGTCAGGCCTCGCGACTGCGTGTACGGCAGGTGCATTGCTGCTGGTCGGCCCAAGCAATCCAAGCTTGGGCTGGTACTCATTGTCGATGGTGCTTTTCCTATGGGGTATGGGTATTGCCAATCCGCTGGGAACGGCCTTGACCATGACACCGTTCGGGAAAGAAGCAGGACTGGCGTCAGCCCTTTTGGGCTTCCTGACCATGGCGATCGGAGCAGTGTCGACCTGGATGGTTTCCACGCCGAAGTTCCCCACGATTGCCGTACTGGGTGCCACTCAAACCTCGGTGTGCTTTCTGGCAATGGTGCTTTTCGCTTGGTATGTCAAACGTAAGGCAATTGTCAGGTAG
- a CDS encoding (2Fe-2S)-binding protein, producing the protein MSAISPNGAEEHPIGLTLNGQRLTLQVNPWTTLLDLLREQLDLVGTKKGCDHGQCGACTVLRDGKRVNACLTLAIMCDGAELVTIEGLASGDVLHPMQRAFITHDAFQCGYCTPGQICSAVGLAREGRAYTREAIREQMSGNLCRCGAYSNIVAAVEEALPLMTDLAPPQRGPNP; encoded by the coding sequence ATGAGCGCGATCTCTCCCAATGGGGCTGAAGAACACCCCATCGGCCTGACCCTGAATGGTCAGCGCCTGACACTGCAGGTGAATCCCTGGACCACCCTCCTCGACCTTTTGCGCGAGCAGTTGGACCTGGTCGGCACCAAGAAGGGTTGCGACCATGGCCAGTGCGGGGCCTGCACAGTGCTGCGCGATGGCAAGCGCGTCAATGCCTGCCTGACTTTGGCCATCATGTGCGACGGGGCCGAACTGGTGACCATCGAAGGGCTGGCCAGCGGCGACGTTCTGCACCCCATGCAGCGTGCATTCATCACCCACGATGCTTTCCAGTGCGGTTACTGCACCCCGGGGCAGATCTGCTCCGCAGTCGGGCTTGCCCGCGAAGGGCGCGCCTACACCCGCGAGGCCATTCGCGAACAGATGAGCGGCAACCTTTGCAGGTGTGGTGCATATAGCAACATCGTCGCTGCGGTGGAAGAAGCCCTACCGTTGATGACGGACCTGGCCCCGCCACAACGAGGGCCGAATCCATGA
- a CDS encoding xanthine dehydrogenase family protein molybdopterin-binding subunit translates to MIKPTPVAGTSLDRVDGVAKVTGQARYAGEYPEVGLLHGSVVSSTIARGRVLNIDSTQAMRVPGVIAVLDHGHRPHISSYDDDYSDADAAQGAPFRPLFDDRVLYNGQPLALVVAQTLELARYAGSLIRIEYAEEAHQTDLGACQQSHAAPAETPPPRGDFAAQFARAPVQVDATYLTANEYHNPMEPHASTVLYKGDGTLEIHDKTQGTQNCQDYLHKVFGLPKANIRVRAAFVGGAFGSGLRPQYQLPLAVMAALHLQRSVRVTLTRQQMFTFGYRPRTEQRLRLGADANGQLLAIAHDALGQTSRFEDFTEHVVEWSGMLYQCDNVALSYRLASLDVYTPLDMRAPGAASGMIALECAMDELACAAQIDPLDLRRRNFAASNANEGKPYSSKELLTCYRQGAERFGWQNRNPQPRSMRHGNQLVGWGMAGGVWEAMQMKASAKARFDAQGHLTVSSATTDIGTGTYTVMTQIAADAAGARVQDVTFVLGDSSLPTAPLQGGSFTVSSVGSAVRQACQVLRTKVLEHARRMYPQVASTAREQIIFADGYLHAGSHRLALADIIASAPEGEFEVQIDAEPGARRQPFSTATHSAVFAEVHVDEDLGTIKVVRVVSAVAAGRVINPKTARSQILGGVVWGVGMALHEAALTDHRLGRIVNHNLAEYHIPVNADSGDIEVIFVEEHDDIVNELGSKGVGEIGVVGVAAAVANAVYHATGKRVREFPITLDKLLKDNSQV, encoded by the coding sequence ATGATCAAACCCACACCGGTAGCCGGTACGTCCCTGGACCGCGTAGACGGCGTGGCGAAGGTCACCGGGCAGGCGCGTTACGCGGGCGAATACCCCGAAGTGGGCCTGCTCCATGGCAGCGTCGTGTCCAGTACCATCGCCCGAGGTCGGGTACTCAACATCGACAGTACGCAAGCGATGCGCGTGCCCGGGGTGATCGCCGTGCTTGATCATGGCCATCGTCCACATATTTCCAGTTATGACGACGACTACAGCGACGCCGACGCCGCGCAGGGGGCGCCGTTTAGGCCCTTGTTCGATGATCGAGTGCTCTACAACGGTCAACCGTTGGCGCTGGTGGTTGCCCAAACCCTCGAACTGGCCCGGTATGCAGGTTCGCTGATCAGGATCGAGTATGCCGAGGAGGCCCACCAGACCGACCTTGGCGCATGCCAACAGTCGCATGCAGCACCCGCAGAGACACCGCCGCCGCGTGGTGACTTTGCTGCGCAGTTTGCCCGGGCCCCAGTGCAGGTGGATGCCACCTACCTGACAGCCAACGAGTACCACAACCCGATGGAGCCCCATGCGTCAACCGTACTCTACAAAGGCGACGGCACGCTGGAAATCCACGACAAGACCCAAGGCACACAGAACTGCCAGGACTACCTGCACAAGGTGTTTGGCCTGCCCAAGGCAAATATCCGCGTGCGCGCGGCATTCGTCGGCGGTGCCTTCGGCTCGGGCTTGCGCCCGCAGTACCAGTTGCCACTGGCCGTGATGGCGGCGTTGCACCTGCAGCGCTCGGTGCGCGTCACGCTGACTCGCCAGCAGATGTTCACCTTTGGCTACCGGCCCCGCACCGAGCAGCGCCTGCGCCTGGGTGCTGACGCAAACGGGCAGTTGCTGGCGATCGCCCACGATGCGCTCGGCCAGACCTCCCGCTTCGAGGATTTCACCGAGCACGTGGTGGAATGGAGTGGCATGCTCTACCAGTGCGACAACGTTGCCCTCAGCTATCGCCTGGCCTCGCTCGATGTGTACACCCCGCTGGACATGCGTGCGCCTGGCGCCGCGTCGGGGATGATTGCCCTGGAATGCGCCATGGATGAGCTTGCCTGTGCAGCGCAGATTGACCCGCTTGACCTGCGCCGGCGCAATTTTGCCGCCAGCAATGCCAACGAGGGCAAGCCCTACTCCAGCAAGGAACTGCTGACGTGCTACCGGCAAGGTGCCGAACGTTTTGGCTGGCAAAACCGTAATCCGCAACCGCGCAGCATGCGCCATGGCAACCAGCTGGTCGGCTGGGGGATGGCCGGCGGCGTCTGGGAAGCCATGCAGATGAAGGCCAGCGCCAAAGCGCGCTTCGATGCCCAAGGCCACCTCACCGTCAGCAGTGCCACCACCGATATCGGGACCGGCACCTATACCGTCATGACGCAGATCGCAGCCGACGCGGCTGGCGCCAGGGTGCAGGATGTCACCTTCGTCCTGGGAGACTCTTCACTGCCCACCGCACCGCTTCAGGGCGGATCGTTTACGGTGTCGTCGGTCGGTTCGGCCGTGCGCCAGGCCTGCCAGGTACTGCGTACCAAAGTGCTGGAACATGCGCGCAGGATGTACCCCCAAGTGGCCAGCACGGCCCGGGAGCAGATCATTTTCGCCGATGGCTACCTGCACGCGGGCAGCCATCGCCTGGCCTTGGCGGACATCATCGCCAGCGCCCCCGAAGGTGAGTTCGAAGTGCAAATCGACGCCGAGCCCGGCGCCAGACGCCAACCGTTCTCCACCGCTACCCATTCGGCAGTATTCGCGGAAGTCCACGTCGACGAGGACCTTGGCACAATCAAGGTAGTACGGGTAGTCAGCGCTGTTGCGGCGGGACGAGTAATCAACCCGAAAACCGCGCGCAGCCAGATTTTGGGAGGCGTGGTGTGGGGGGTGGGTATGGCCCTCCACGAAGCCGCGCTGACCGACCATCGGTTGGGCCGCATCGTCAACCACAACCTCGCGGAATACCACATCCCGGTGAACGCAGACAGCGGGGATATCGAAGTCATCTTCGTTGAAGAGCACGACGACATCGTCAACGAGCTGGGGTCCAAGGGCGTGGGCGAAATCGGCGTCGTCGGGGTGGCAGCCGCGGTGGCCAACGCGGTCTACCATGCCACGGGCAAGCGTGTGAGGGAGTTTCCGATCACGCTCGACAAACTGCTGAAAGACAACAGTCAGGTATGA
- a CDS encoding Hsp20/alpha crystallin family protein, translated as MNDKQAVVRGETETQTLLPRVDVFEDENGIQLFADFPGGPKDHLVVNVEGDTLVLEGEIMPQLSEQLEAVYAEVQLSRFRRAFTLSSELDTTRIDAELRDGVLNVRVPKHAHAQPRKIVVKSA; from the coding sequence ATGAACGACAAGCAAGCAGTCGTGCGCGGCGAAACTGAAACCCAAACACTGCTGCCGCGCGTCGATGTCTTCGAAGACGAAAACGGAATCCAGCTGTTTGCCGACTTTCCCGGGGGGCCCAAGGATCATCTCGTGGTCAATGTGGAGGGTGACACGCTGGTGCTGGAAGGGGAGATCATGCCGCAGTTGTCCGAACAGCTGGAGGCCGTCTACGCTGAAGTCCAGCTGTCGCGATTCAGACGAGCCTTCACCTTGAGCTCCGAGCTGGATACGACCCGAATCGACGCTGAGCTACGGGACGGCGTGCTGAACGTGCGTGTTCCCAAACATGCACATGCCCAGCCGCGCAAGATCGTCGTGAAAAGCGCGTAG
- a CDS encoding TerC family protein produces MSALSTYLYQDVLGTDLWLWLSFFAVVLTLLALDLGVLHRGNREIGVKESLLLSAGYISMGLLFAVWVYFQKGSDASMDYVTGFLIEKSLSMDNVFVIALIFSFLAIPREFQHRVLFWGIMGVIVLRAIMIGLGAALIAQFSWILYCFGAFLVFTGVKMLFARVDHAPDLENNRFVNYLRTHLRITKELHAQRFVIRLPDASGKRILWVTPLFLALILIECADLVFAVDSVPAIFAITQDPFIVYTSNIFAILGLRALYFALAAMISRFVYLKYALALVLVFIGSKIFLHDIVGKVPAEISLSITIGLLIGGVLLSLWKTRASANAS; encoded by the coding sequence ATGTCTGCCCTTAGTACGTATCTCTACCAAGACGTTCTTGGTACTGACCTCTGGCTTTGGCTTTCCTTTTTCGCTGTTGTGCTAACACTGTTGGCGCTTGACTTAGGTGTGCTCCACCGCGGGAATCGGGAGATTGGAGTAAAAGAGAGCTTGTTGCTGTCCGCGGGCTACATCAGTATGGGCCTTCTGTTCGCGGTCTGGGTGTATTTCCAGAAAGGCAGCGATGCCAGCATGGACTATGTGACGGGTTTCTTGATTGAAAAATCCCTGTCAATGGATAACGTTTTCGTTATTGCCCTGATATTCAGTTTCCTGGCCATTCCTCGGGAGTTCCAGCACCGAGTATTGTTTTGGGGGATCATGGGGGTTATCGTCCTGAGGGCTATCATGATCGGCCTTGGGGCTGCGCTCATCGCCCAGTTCAGTTGGATACTTTACTGCTTCGGCGCGTTCCTGGTCTTCACCGGGGTCAAGATGCTATTCGCTCGCGTCGATCATGCGCCTGACTTGGAAAACAACCGTTTCGTCAACTACCTGCGCACACACCTACGCATCACCAAAGAATTGCACGCTCAACGCTTTGTGATTCGCTTGCCCGATGCGTCAGGAAAAAGAATTCTATGGGTGACACCGCTCTTCCTTGCACTTATTTTGATTGAGTGTGCAGACTTGGTATTTGCTGTTGACAGCGTGCCTGCGATTTTTGCTATCACACAGGATCCGTTCATCGTTTATACGTCGAACATCTTTGCCATTCTCGGTTTGCGAGCGCTCTATTTTGCATTGGCTGCCATGATCAGTCGCTTTGTTTACCTTAAATATGCGCTGGCTCTGGTGCTTGTCTTTATCGGCTCGAAAATTTTCCTTCATGACATTGTGGGTAAAGTGCCAGCCGAAATATCGTTGAGCATTACAATCGGCCTGCTGATTGGCGGCGTGTTGCTTTCGCTTTGGAAAACCCGAGCGTCCGCTAATGCTTCTTGA
- a CDS encoding FAD binding domain-containing protein — MTPFSYHKLASISEAVSLADASSHFIAGGTNLVDLMKENVVRPKRLIDISGLGLNGIHPTLNGGLLIGALVSNADLAWHPMIEQHYPLLSDAILAGASPQLRNMASTGGNLLQRTRCYYFYDTGTPCNKREPGSGCPARTGSNRIHAILGASDACVATHPSDMCVALAALEAVVHVQGPRGERQIPFAAFHRLPEDTPERDNQLAIDELVVAIELPPPVFEKHYRYLKIRDRASYAFALVSVAAALSFDGQVIRQARLALGGVAHKPWRDPVVERMLAGQAPCEALFTRAAKTLLQGAKPLSHNGFKVTLAQRAIVRALDDAARGAADGGPRP, encoded by the coding sequence ATGACGCCTTTCAGCTACCACAAGCTCGCATCAATCAGCGAAGCCGTGAGCCTGGCTGACGCCAGCTCACACTTCATTGCCGGCGGCACCAACCTCGTCGACCTGATGAAAGAAAACGTGGTTCGCCCCAAGCGCCTGATCGACATTTCCGGCCTTGGGCTGAACGGCATCCACCCCACGTTGAACGGTGGCTTGTTGATCGGCGCATTGGTGAGCAATGCCGACCTGGCCTGGCACCCGATGATCGAGCAGCACTATCCATTGCTGTCGGACGCCATCCTGGCTGGGGCATCACCGCAGTTGAGGAACATGGCCAGCACCGGTGGCAACTTGCTGCAACGTACCCGTTGCTACTACTTCTACGACACCGGCACCCCCTGCAACAAACGTGAACCCGGCAGCGGATGCCCGGCGCGTACAGGCTCGAACCGTATCCACGCGATTCTCGGCGCCAGTGATGCCTGTGTCGCGACCCATCCCTCGGATATGTGCGTGGCATTGGCTGCGCTCGAAGCCGTGGTGCATGTGCAGGGGCCGCGCGGAGAGCGCCAAATACCTTTTGCGGCATTCCATCGCCTCCCCGAGGACACCCCGGAGCGAGACAATCAGCTGGCAATCGATGAACTGGTGGTCGCCATCGAGCTGCCGCCCCCGGTGTTCGAAAAACATTACCGTTATCTGAAAATTCGCGACCGCGCCTCCTACGCGTTTGCGCTGGTATCGGTCGCCGCAGCCTTGAGCTTCGATGGCCAGGTGATCCGGCAAGCTCGCCTGGCGCTGGGCGGCGTTGCTCACAAGCCGTGGCGAGACCCGGTTGTGGAGCGCATGCTGGCCGGCCAGGCGCCTTGCGAAGCGCTGTTCACCCGGGCTGCAAAAACGTTGCTGCAAGGTGCAAAACCTCTGAGCCACAACGGCTTCAAGGTCACGCTCGCCCAACGTGCAATTGTGCGGGCATTGGATGACGCGGCGCGCGGCGCCGCTGACGGGGGGCCACGACCATGA
- a CDS encoding Hsp20/alpha crystallin family protein, translating into MDKLAELRHGLEETWHSLGEGWRQLRDRTSEALTRFTPVRRSRGESQDAASSPALASNWGLLAGDLYEDGERIVVRLEIPGMVKEDLNLEVRGDTLIIRGEKRVEQEQGNGHYRVRQCTFGSFRRTFRLPAEVIAEQASARCNNGVLRIELPKQARASGRRIEVREG; encoded by the coding sequence ATGGACAAACTAGCTGAACTCAGACATGGCCTGGAGGAAACCTGGCATTCGCTGGGCGAGGGCTGGCGTCAGCTTCGCGATCGCACCAGCGAGGCCTTGACGCGCTTCACGCCAGTGAGGCGGAGCAGGGGCGAGTCGCAGGATGCGGCCTCATCACCGGCGCTTGCCTCGAACTGGGGGCTGCTGGCCGGCGATCTTTACGAGGATGGTGAGCGGATCGTCGTTCGCCTTGAGATACCTGGAATGGTCAAGGAGGACCTGAACCTGGAGGTGCGGGGCGATACGCTGATCATTCGCGGTGAAAAGCGCGTCGAGCAGGAGCAGGGCAATGGGCATTATCGCGTCCGGCAATGCACCTTTGGCAGTTTCCGGCGCACCTTCCGGCTTCCTGCCGAGGTCATTGCCGAGCAGGCCAGCGCCAGATGCAACAACGGTGTGCTGCGTATCGAATTGCCCAAGCAAGCGCGTGCGAGTGGCAGGCGCATCGAGGTTCGCGAAGGCTAG
- a CDS encoding Hsp20/alpha crystallin family protein: MYESLLNLSSDPIAEFEKLQRELQHVLGTGLGRPGSIRALASGAFPAINVASTPSSMEVYAFVPGVDPSDIDLQIHRGLLSISGERRPARSTQEGNCSVYANERYAGPFKRTVSLNDQVDTDKVEAHYRDGVLRISLPRREALQPKRIVIQ, encoded by the coding sequence ATGTACGAGTCCCTTCTTAATCTGTCGAGCGATCCGATTGCCGAGTTCGAGAAGCTCCAGCGCGAACTGCAACATGTGCTGGGAACGGGGCTCGGGCGCCCAGGCAGCATTCGTGCCTTGGCCAGTGGTGCTTTTCCTGCCATCAATGTCGCGAGCACGCCATCGAGCATGGAGGTCTACGCCTTCGTTCCCGGCGTTGACCCGAGCGACATCGATCTGCAGATTCACCGAGGCCTGCTATCGATTTCCGGCGAGCGCCGGCCCGCGCGCAGCACGCAGGAGGGCAATTGCTCCGTGTACGCCAACGAGCGCTATGCAGGTCCCTTCAAGCGTACCGTGAGCCTCAATGATCAGGTCGATACCGACAAGGTCGAGGCCCACTACCGCGACGGCGTCCTGCGCATTTCCCTGCCGCGGCGGGAAGCGCTGCAGCCCAAGCGTATAGTCATCCAGTAA